A DNA window from Staphylococcus warneri contains the following coding sequences:
- a CDS encoding DHA2 family efflux MFS transporter permease subunit: protein MTTTFIIVYILIALILLGLINFFVSKGKKKTKNQKVEQRSTKGSESQSYQSKFKASDLEKSESQTSSPNDFSSTSNHIEDDKRKHHFESMNESDDSTKNEHGTLRRSEDTSHKSDEDSGVDEVHKPINPNSEEARVNEKIKNQQSDFIFGKGITRGKILAAMLFGMFIAILNQTLLNVALPKINTEFNISASTGQWLMTGFMLVNGILIPISAFLFNKYSYRKLFIIGLVLFTIGSLICAISMNFPVMMSGRILQAIGAGILMPLGSNVIVTIFPPEKRGVAMGTMGIAMILAPAIGPTLSGYIVQNYDWNLMFYGMFFIGLVAIAVGFFWFRLYQRTTNPKADVPGIIYSTIGFGALLYGFSEAGNKSWGSTEIVSMFIIGIIFIALFVIRELRMKAPMLNLEVLKYPTYTLTTVINMIVMMSLYGGMILLPIYLQNLRGFSALDSGLLMLPGALVMGALGPIAGKLLDTIGIKPLAIFGIGVMTYATWELTKLNMDTPYLSIMGIYVLRSFGMAFIMMPIMTAGMNALPARLISHGNAFVNTMRQLAGSIGTAILVTVMTTQTTNHVAAFGEELDKTNPMVQDHMRELAQQFGGEQGAMKVLLQYVNKLASVEGINDAFIIATIISLVALILSFFLQSKKKADVSAAKSRAED from the coding sequence ATGACAACGACCTTCATTATTGTTTATATTTTAATCGCGCTCATACTTCTTGGTTTGATTAATTTCTTCGTTTCTAAAGGTAAGAAAAAAACGAAAAACCAAAAAGTGGAACAACGCTCAACAAAAGGTTCTGAGAGTCAATCATATCAATCTAAATTTAAAGCAAGTGATTTAGAAAAATCTGAGTCACAAACATCATCTCCAAACGATTTTAGTTCTACTTCTAATCACATTGAAGATGATAAAAGAAAACATCATTTCGAATCTATGAATGAATCGGATGATTCAACAAAGAATGAACATGGGACGTTACGTCGTTCTGAAGACACTTCTCATAAATCAGATGAGGATAGCGGAGTTGACGAAGTTCATAAACCAATCAACCCTAACTCAGAAGAGGCTAGAGTTAATGAGAAGATTAAAAATCAACAATCTGATTTTATCTTCGGTAAAGGTATCACAAGAGGTAAGATTTTAGCGGCAATGTTATTTGGTATGTTTATCGCTATTTTAAACCAAACGTTATTAAATGTTGCCTTACCTAAAATTAATACTGAATTTAATATTTCTGCATCAACTGGTCAGTGGTTAATGACAGGATTTATGTTAGTTAACGGTATTTTAATACCAATAAGTGCCTTCCTATTTAATAAATATTCTTATAGAAAGTTATTTATAATAGGTTTAGTACTCTTTACAATCGGTTCATTAATCTGTGCGATTTCAATGAACTTCCCAGTGATGATGTCTGGACGTATTTTACAAGCTATCGGTGCTGGTATCTTAATGCCATTAGGTTCTAATGTTATTGTTACGATTTTCCCTCCAGAAAAACGTGGTGTAGCAATGGGAACAATGGGTATTGCTATGATTTTAGCACCAGCAATCGGACCAACATTATCTGGTTATATCGTTCAAAATTATGACTGGAATTTAATGTTCTATGGTATGTTCTTTATCGGACTTGTTGCAATTGCAGTTGGTTTCTTCTGGTTTAGACTTTATCAAAGAACAACGAATCCTAAAGCCGATGTACCTGGTATTATTTACAGTACAATTGGGTTCGGCGCATTATTATATGGTTTCTCTGAAGCCGGTAATAAAAGTTGGGGTTCAACTGAAATTGTTTCAATGTTTATCATTGGTATTATTTTCATTGCCTTATTCGTTATTAGAGAATTAAGAATGAAAGCACCAATGTTAAATTTAGAAGTTTTAAAATACCCAACATATACACTAACAACAGTGATTAACATGATTGTTATGATGAGTTTATATGGTGGTATGATTCTTTTACCAATCTATTTACAAAATCTACGTGGTTTCTCAGCGTTGGATTCAGGTCTATTAATGCTTCCGGGTGCATTAGTAATGGGTGCCTTAGGTCCTATTGCAGGTAAATTACTTGATACAATAGGTATTAAACCATTAGCTATATTTGGTATTGGTGTCATGACATATGCAACTTGGGAATTAACTAAGCTAAATATGGATACACCATACTTATCAATCATGGGTATTTATGTCTTACGTTCATTTGGTATGGCATTTATCATGATGCCTATCATGACTGCAGGTATGAACGCATTACCAGCACGTTTAATTTCTCATGGTAACGCATTTGTGAATACGATGAGACAATTAGCAGGTTCAATTGGTACTGCCATTCTTGTTACTGTAATGACTACACAAACAACAAATCATGTTGCAGCATTTGGCGAAGAGTTGGATAAAACAAATCCAATGGTTCAAGACCATATGCGTGAATTAGCACAACAATTTGGTGGCGAACAAGGTGCCATGAAAGTGTTATTACAATATGTAAACAAATTAGCTTCTGTAGAAGGCATTAACGATGCATTTATCATTGCAACTATTATAAGTTTAGTAGCGCTTATTTTAAGTTTCTTCTTACAAAGTAAGAAAAAAGCAGATGTATCAGCAGCAAAATCAAGAGCAGAAGACTAA
- a CDS encoding alpha/beta hydrolase fold domain-containing protein encodes MKNRFMNRVVNKYILHNRSIFFDNDEAVDKFFEKRQVENEKKHKQPSTLNVKANLDKLMLGDMQVFRFNFRHESKRKILYLHGGYNTLQPSPFHWRFIDKLTLSTIHEVVLPIYPKAPDYHIEDTEKAVRDVYHQLVDEVGAEHIIVMGDGSGGALALNLVQSLIENNEQVPRQLYLISPLLDATLSNKDITDELLGKDILISRFGVNEIMKRWADNVSLTDKRVSPIYGPIEGLPPVYMIGGGREIINPDMHLFKEKLEMMGQEITFYEYPRMVHDFPLYPIRESHKVIKQITKALKNN; translated from the coding sequence ATGAAGAATCGATTTATGAACCGAGTGGTAAACAAGTATATTCTACACAATCGTTCAATATTTTTCGACAATGATGAAGCAGTGGATAAGTTTTTTGAAAAAAGACAAGTTGAAAATGAGAAAAAACATAAGCAACCCTCTACATTAAATGTTAAAGCGAATTTAGATAAACTTATGTTAGGGGACATGCAAGTATTTCGATTTAACTTTAGACATGAGTCAAAAAGAAAAATATTGTATTTACATGGTGGCTATAATACATTACAACCCTCACCATTTCATTGGAGATTTATTGATAAATTAACACTTTCAACAATACATGAAGTTGTATTACCTATTTATCCTAAAGCGCCAGATTATCATATTGAAGATACGGAAAAAGCAGTAAGAGATGTATATCATCAACTTGTGGATGAAGTAGGAGCTGAACATATAATTGTGATGGGTGATGGATCTGGTGGTGCATTGGCATTGAATTTAGTTCAATCGCTCATTGAAAATAATGAACAAGTACCACGCCAATTATATTTAATCTCGCCATTATTAGATGCTACATTATCTAATAAAGACATCACAGATGAACTCTTAGGGAAAGATATCCTAATTAGTCGTTTCGGGGTCAATGAGATTATGAAACGTTGGGCGGACAATGTATCACTCACCGATAAACGTGTGTCTCCAATATATGGTCCTATAGAAGGCTTACCACCAGTTTATATGATCGGTGGAGGAAGAGAAATTATCAATCCAGATATGCATTTATTTAAAGAAAAACTAGAAATGATGGGACAAGAAATTACGTTCTATGAATATCCAAGAATGGTTCATGATTTTCCACTGTATCCAATACGAGAATCACATAAAGTGATTAAACAAATTACCAAAGCACTTAAAAATAATTAA
- a CDS encoding thioesterase family protein — translation MSQTFTVSKTVTEDFIDHNNHMHDAYYNIIFSDVIDDFNYSHGLSLDERAQYEYTTFTIEEHTSFLSELTLNEQYHVELYVYDYDYKRVHFFLRMVRQDGEIAATNEVMMMGIDQNKRRSAAFPEDYYQQIERYAQQEQQTIEWPKQLGHRIGIPHKGDQS, via the coding sequence ATGTCTCAAACATTTACTGTAAGTAAAACAGTGACAGAAGATTTTATCGATCACAATAATCATATGCATGATGCATATTATAATATCATTTTTAGTGATGTCATTGATGATTTTAATTATAGTCACGGTCTTTCTTTAGATGAACGTGCACAATATGAATACACAACATTCACAATTGAAGAACATACTAGTTTTTTATCAGAACTAACTTTAAATGAACAATATCATGTTGAGTTATATGTTTATGATTACGATTATAAACGCGTTCATTTCTTTTTAAGAATGGTTCGTCAAGATGGTGAAATTGCTGCAACCAATGAAGTCATGATGATGGGAATCGACCAAAATAAACGTCGCTCTGCTGCATTTCCTGAAGATTATTATCAACAAATCGAGCGCTATGCTCAACAAGAACAACAAACAATCGAATGGCCTAAGCAATTAGGACATCGTATTGGTATTCCTCATAAGGGGGATCAATCATGA
- the corA gene encoding magnesium/cobalt transporter CorA: MTMTIRYQTASQPLTEVSRIEDVPSEATIVWYDFEDATEKENEFLRNHFDFNYLEIDDAINGIPRAKYKAYDDYQYIVFHSILTHDYAAIALNVFLQGNTLVTYHHKRFESLKKVVQDNQRHHVSDLDCADIVIHILDSMVDKYFNFVYDIEDKVYTFEDRHVDDRYSKSVMDNVFQLRSDLIKIKRVLFPMQELVDTIKSEGKLIIDTKHSMYIQHIDDHLIKQRNVIRTSQEMTNEIRENYESYTSFRMNNIMQILTLVSVIFSPLTFIAGIYGMNFAYMPELNWHYGYFICLFVMLIISIILIIFFKRKKWF; this comes from the coding sequence ATGACGATGACCATTCGATACCAAACCGCTTCCCAACCATTAACAGAGGTGAGTCGCATAGAAGATGTTCCGAGTGAAGCGACCATTGTTTGGTATGACTTTGAAGATGCAACAGAGAAAGAAAATGAATTTTTAAGAAATCATTTTGACTTTAACTATTTAGAAATCGATGATGCGATTAATGGCATTCCTCGAGCGAAATATAAAGCTTATGATGACTATCAATATATTGTGTTTCACAGTATATTAACACATGATTATGCAGCTATTGCGTTAAATGTATTCTTGCAAGGTAATACATTGGTAACATATCATCATAAACGTTTTGAATCACTTAAAAAAGTAGTTCAAGATAATCAAAGACATCATGTTTCCGATTTGGACTGTGCGGATATAGTGATACATATATTAGACAGCATGGTAGATAAATATTTTAATTTTGTTTATGACATTGAAGATAAGGTATATACATTTGAGGACAGACATGTAGATGATCGCTATAGTAAAAGCGTGATGGATAATGTATTCCAACTACGTTCTGATCTAATTAAGATAAAGCGAGTATTATTTCCAATGCAAGAATTGGTTGATACCATTAAAAGTGAAGGTAAGTTAATTATCGATACAAAGCATTCTATGTACATACAACATATTGATGACCATTTAATTAAACAACGTAATGTGATTCGTACATCCCAAGAAATGACAAATGAAATACGTGAAAATTACGAATCCTATACTTCATTTAGAATGAATAATATTATGCAAATTTTAACATTAGTATCTGTAATATTTTCACCATTAACTTTTATTGCAGGTATCTACGGCATGAACTTTGCGTATATGCCAGAATTAAATTGGCATTATGGCTACTTTATTTGCCTATTTGTCATGCTAATCATCTCAATTATTTTAATTATCTTCTTCAAAAGAAAAAAATGGTTTTAA
- the fni gene encoding type 2 isopentenyl-diphosphate Delta-isomerase translates to MSDFQREQRKNEHVEIAMAQHDTTLSDFDKVRFVHHSIPNIDVDDVDLTTKTSDFNLKYPVYINAMTGGSEWTKQINEKLAIVARETGLAMAVGSTHAALRNPKMAESFTIVRETNPDGVIFSNVGADVPVDKAVKAVELLDAQALQIHVNSPQELVMPEGNREFANWMENIEAIVNAVDVPVIVKEVGFGMSKETYKSLLNVGVTYVDVSGRGGTNFVDIENERRSNKDMDYLSNWGQSTVESLLESSDFQDKLNVFASGGLRTPLDAVKCLALGAKAVGMSRPFLNQVEQAGITQTIEYVESFLDHMKKIMTMLDAKDINELTHKDMIFNTELLSWIEQRGLDIQRG, encoded by the coding sequence ATGAGTGACTTTCAGAGAGAGCAAAGAAAAAATGAACATGTTGAAATAGCGATGGCGCAACATGATACTACATTATCTGATTTTGATAAAGTGAGGTTTGTTCATCATTCGATTCCAAATATTGATGTGGATGATGTAGATTTAACGACAAAGACATCCGATTTTAATTTGAAATACCCAGTTTATATTAATGCCATGACTGGTGGTAGTGAATGGACAAAACAAATTAATGAAAAATTAGCGATTGTTGCACGTGAAACGGGTCTTGCAATGGCTGTGGGCTCCACACATGCTGCATTACGAAATCCTAAAATGGCAGAATCATTTACGATTGTTCGAGAAACGAATCCAGACGGTGTTATCTTTAGTAATGTGGGTGCTGACGTACCCGTAGACAAAGCAGTTAAAGCTGTTGAACTATTAGATGCACAGGCGCTACAGATTCATGTTAATTCACCTCAAGAATTAGTTATGCCTGAAGGTAATCGAGAGTTTGCTAATTGGATGGAAAATATCGAAGCAATTGTTAATGCAGTAGATGTACCTGTGATTGTGAAAGAAGTAGGATTTGGTATGAGCAAAGAGACATATAAATCACTACTTAATGTAGGCGTTACTTATGTCGATGTCAGCGGACGTGGTGGTACGAATTTCGTAGATATTGAAAATGAGAGACGTTCAAATAAAGATATGGACTATTTATCTAATTGGGGACAATCAACAGTTGAATCACTATTAGAAAGTTCTGATTTTCAAGATAAACTAAATGTCTTTGCAAGTGGAGGTTTACGTACCCCATTAGATGCTGTGAAATGTTTAGCGCTAGGTGCGAAAGCAGTAGGTATGTCACGTCCGTTCTTAAATCAAGTTGAGCAGGCCGGTATAACACAAACGATTGAATACGTTGAATCATTTTTAGATCATATGAAGAAAATAATGACAATGCTAGATGCTAAAGATATCAATGAATTAACCCATAAAGATATGATATTTAATACTGAATTGTTATCTTGGATTGAGCAACGTGGTTTAGATATCCAAAGAGGTTAA
- the gltS gene encoding sodium/glutamate symporter, with product MIELDAITTLCLACILYLIGQTIINHVSILRRICIPAPVIGGLIFAILVAVLDSFNIVKIKLDASFIQDFFMLAFFTTIGLGASLKLFKVGGKVMLLYFMFCGIMAFCQNVIGISLAKLLNIKPLLGLTAGSMSMEGGHGNAAAYGKTIQDMGIDSAVTAALAAATLGLVFGGLIGGPVVKFLIKRYNLKPEHSDDSFKNYGEVEYNQSLHEKYKPTQIFFIQFTILVFCMALGTYIGNTFTNLTNVNIPMYVGSMFVAVFVRNISEAAGFNIVDLKINEQIGDISLGIFLSLALMSIQLTEIYSLALPLIIIVLVQVVFMILFSIFVLFRGLGKDYDAAVMVGGFIGHGLGATPNAMANLDVITKKYGNSPKAYLVVPIVGAFLIDLIGVIIVMGFIQFFQ from the coding sequence ATGATTGAATTAGATGCTATTACCACACTGTGTTTAGCATGTATTTTATATCTTATTGGTCAAACGATCATTAATCATGTCTCGATTTTAAGAAGAATTTGTATTCCAGCACCAGTAATTGGTGGTTTAATTTTTGCTATTTTAGTAGCTGTCTTAGATTCATTTAATATTGTGAAAATTAAATTAGATGCCTCATTTATACAAGATTTCTTTATGTTGGCATTCTTCACAACGATCGGACTCGGTGCATCTCTTAAACTATTTAAAGTTGGCGGAAAGGTCATGCTATTGTACTTTATGTTCTGTGGCATTATGGCATTCTGTCAAAATGTGATTGGTATTTCATTAGCGAAGTTATTAAATATTAAACCTTTACTAGGTTTAACTGCAGGGTCAATGTCAATGGAAGGTGGTCATGGTAATGCGGCCGCTTATGGTAAAACCATTCAAGATATGGGGATTGATTCCGCTGTCACAGCCGCCCTTGCAGCTGCAACATTAGGCTTAGTATTTGGTGGTTTAATTGGTGGACCAGTCGTTAAGTTCTTAATTAAACGTTATAACCTAAAACCTGAACATAGTGACGATTCATTTAAAAATTATGGTGAAGTTGAATATAATCAATCACTTCATGAAAAATATAAACCTACTCAAATTTTCTTTATACAGTTCACAATCTTAGTTTTCTGTATGGCACTCGGTACATATATTGGTAATACATTTACTAATTTAACAAACGTGAATATTCCGATGTATGTAGGTTCAATGTTTGTCGCAGTATTCGTTCGTAATATTTCTGAAGCTGCTGGTTTCAACATTGTGGATCTAAAAATTAACGAACAAATCGGAGATATTTCGTTAGGTATCTTCTTATCATTAGCTTTAATGAGTATTCAGCTAACTGAAATATACTCATTAGCTTTACCATTAATCATTATCGTTCTTGTACAAGTTGTATTTATGATCTTGTTCTCTATTTTCGTTCTATTTAGAGGTTTAGGAAAAGATTATGATGCGGCAGTAATGGTTGGTGGATTTATAGGTCATGGTTTAGGTGCTACACCTAATGCGATGGCAAATTTAGATGTGATTACTAAAAAATATGGCAATTCGCCAAAAGCCTATTTAGTTGTTCCTATAGTCGGAGCTTTCTTAATCGACTTAATAGGTGTCATCATTGTTATGGGCTTCATACAATTTTTCCAATAA